CTTCGAAGGGTTGATCAACCTCCAAATGAAGAGATTGTGGAAGAAATACACGAAGATACAGTGGAAGAGAATGATAGggatgacgatgaagaagaggatatTGGTGAAGTGaaaagtgatgaggatgatgttaGTGGAGCTTTGTCAAGTACTTCACAGTCGAAAAGAGATGAGAGTAATGGCAAACCGGCGGTTGAAGCAACTGCATTCTCCGGACAACCTATAGATCCAAGTCTTTTATGCTATTATGGAGACCACATTGCACGATTAGTGTGGGAAATTTCGGTAAGTTGAATCGTTATTTGGTATTTTGGTTGTAATTGGTAGTTAAAGTATTGTGTTtactttttagtttttctttgtttGGTAGAATCCAAGAAAAAACCCGAGACCATTGCTTAGACTCCAGCAACACCAAGACATGGTTAAAACAATGTGGCCTATTGATAAAGAGTGTGTCAAAGTTCAAGAGCATGTTCAAAAGAGTGGTTTGTACCCATTAATCAAGCATGGCCATGATAAGATTGATCGTGCTCTTATCAACGCATTTTGTGAGCGTTGGTATCCAGAGACCAACACGTATCATCTACCTTTTGGTGAAATGACACCAACAATTGAAGATGTTGAGCGCATCACCGGACTAGCTGCTAAAGGAGAAAATGTTGATGGGAAGTTTTCAGGGAAGAGCATGACTTGGGAGAATATGTATGCTTTGATTAAAAGAACTCTTGGAAAAACTAAGGCACAAATCCAGAAAGACAAGGCATTGGGTGGAATTGACAAGAAATTAGAAAAAAGATTAAAGCTTAAATGGTTAAGGGATAAGTTTAAGAGTAAAGAGAATGATTCAAAGAAGAGGAAAGAGCAATGTGCTAGAGCATACCTCCTTTATGTAATTGGCTCTATTATATGCAGCGATAAATCAGGGGCAAGTGTTCATGTTTATTTCTTACAATGTTTAGAAGATTTAAACAGAGTTAATACTTACTCTTGGGCTACAGCTTGTTTGGCTTGGATATATCATCATTTGGGCCAAGGTTCTCGAAGTGAGGTGTCTTCCATGGCTGGTTGTATGACTGTCCTTCAGGTAACTATTAATTGATTTATTTCTTTATCTACAATGTATTGTTACTAGTGAAACTGATATATATTGATTAAACTAGGTATGGGTGTATGATCACTTCCCGATTCTTGAGAGACACGATATTAAAAGTGGATATGAAAAATGTGATCCTCGAGCAGCATTATATGTAGCAAAACAACCGGAAAGAAACCTTGACCTTGAGTTGGTTGAGTTGCGCGAAAAACTTGATGACCTTACAGTAGACGAAGTTACATGGGATCCCTATAAGTTGATGCGAGATGGTTCTGTTCCTCAAATTGCTCACTACATAGGACCACTTAAATGTTTCGAGGTGGTCGAGTGGCATAATCCCAACAGAGTGTTGCGACAATTTGGTGCGATCCAGGATGAACCCAGTGATGTTTTCCTTGATAAGAATAAAACAGTCTCGAAGCCCAGAAGTTTTCGGTCTTATTATCCATGTTTGGATGGGCATAATTGTAGCGTATGGGATAAAAGTTCTATATCTGAGCATATTTTACAATCCAGAGTTATAAATCCATGGGATTGCAAGGATGGATACATGGATTGGTTTTCGAAAGTATCTCACACCCGAGTTGCTAATCTTTTTCCCAGGAATCCTGCCAAAGCTTTTATCCAAGGAGAACAAACCAAAGCTGCATTAATAGTAAGTCATTTCAAATATTTTGCTTATTTCCTTATTGCTTTCCTGGATTATTAGCTTGATTTCTCTTACTTAGTTTAGCCTCGTTTCTGATTAGAAACGGAACATTGGAAAGATATTGGATGTGGTATCCAGCTCTGGAGCTAAAGATGAGCCGATAAGCCCTTCAACCAAAGCTCGAATAATCTCAATGCTCGAGAATGTGGATAACCCTCATACTCCGCATCTTTTTCTTCATGAAGATGACATCCCTGGCGCTAATTGGTATAAGACTCAAGACAAGAAGCAGAAAAAATGCAAGAAAAGGAGTTTACAGTCACTTTAAACTAATACAAATCATCATTCGTAACTGGCATGTAGTAAAAAGGAGTTTACAGTCACTATGTTTCACTGTGTTCCTCATTGTGtaattcatttttttcttttttttgaaactgTAAGATTGAAATTAATTAGGAAGAAGTGTTTACAAAATCTTTATCCACCTGCAACTGATGTCGAATGTTACTAGGTGGATCCATTAACGAAACACTACTTAATCTCTCAGTTCTAGCTAGCTTCGAAAGGATATCAGCTATCTTATTTTGCTCTTTAGTCACATAGTTACATTGCCAAGAAACATTATTATTAAAGATCTTTTTAATGTCTAAGATCAGGTTACGAATCCTCCAATCAATTGTGAAGTCTTCCTTGCTCATTGCCTCCACCACTATCTTTGAGTCCATTTCAAACTGAATGTTGCCCAAATTCATTTCTTTGGCCCATTCCACTGCTTCCCATGGCCCTCTACATTCAGCGTTCTCTGGACTCGTCACATGAGTTGAGTTGGATAGATGCATTTGGATTCATGCTCTTTTGTTTATTCACTGCTTTTTAGTGAAAAGCAGACCTGAAATCTCAGATGTGAAAGATTCCATCATAATGGCACTCCTGACCACCACAGAAAACAAGAACTCGTTAATTTCTGTCCCTGGTGGTGTGAGTTGTTCACTGACCGTGAAACTCAACCGGCAGAGTTTTTGGTTTTCCTCGTTTTCTCTAGTAAACGAGAATTCTATGGCTCTCAGACATTTTCTCGGAGACCAGAGTGAACTAGAAACTCAACTCCCAGAAATTTTCGATGGTTATTGTCGTCCATCCGTTTCTGGAACATTCAAGATGAGAAACACATTCTCATTCAGGGAAGTTAAATTCTGATTCATCTTTATATGATAGTTCATAGTAATGCATGTCTTGTTCAACtggctttttttttcttcttttttttttgcttgttgaGGCGTTATTTTCTCTATGATCATGTAATTGTTTTATTCACCCGTTCTGAAATGACTGATGGGATCATTTTCTTTTCCTGTCGTGGTCAAATTATTTGATGATAGGTGACAGATACATATAATCTTTATgcgatgattttgattagtttgaCCTTGCTCGTATTCGGGGAAGAATCGTTTGGCTCCTGTGCCTATCTATCGAGAAGGTATCGATTATTGTCCCTCAAATTGGTGAACACTTGAAAACATCATAGCATATTGTGAAGGGGTGACTCCCTCCAGTAGCTATGCAGGCAGCAGGATCGTGAAAGGGAGGATTTTTCCCTGTATCCCTGGGCAGGGATATAGTGGGGACGCTACTTTAAAGGTCGCGCGTAAACCCTACTAAAGTAGTGTGTCCACTCTATGTTCCACCCGTGATATAGAATGTGCCAAGGATTTACTACTGTGTCTGTACAGGTTGCTCAGGATTTTCCCGCGGTGTTAATCCCTTAAACgggatcaaaaataaaataaacctaaattAACGAATTCAAGCCAGAAAGGAAACTGCAATCTTCTGTATATAGAAGTCCTTTTTTTAAGAAATCACATGATTCCTCAATGTATATACTCTTTTGGTGCAATTAATAGAGGGCATCATGCACTGTTCTTTCTCTGCAGCTTCCATGGCAAATTCCGAGTTGTCATCAGTTCATCAAAGAAACCAACGCAGACTCCCACCATCACCAAGAGCAGCACCTTGGCTTGTTTGCGAACATGGAAAAGATTGCAAGTTTCAAACTTTCTATAATATATGTGATCCGATTAACAAATCTTACAAAAAGTACATACCAGAGTTAAGTAATAAAAGACAAATTTGGCAGAAACCTTGTCACCAAGGATGGTTAATCATCCTTTGTCATCATACAGACCAAGTTTCAAAATATGGAGATTGTTTTCTATGAAATCCTGCATCACTAGAAACTATACAGTTTCCTAGTTTCCTGCATTGTGCTCCATACGAATATGATGTCAGAGACTGTGATTTGTCTTCACCTCCTCAGAGTAGCAGAAGTACTAGTGGAAGTAGTGCTGCAGGTGGGGACGATTCAATGGTTTATGTACTTTTTAGTAGCAGGTGTGAACAGCGTGACACTCTTATTTATTGTCACCCAGGAGAAAAAGAATGGAAAAAACATGAGTTCGTTAACATAGGCGACCGATATCTTCAAAATATGCTATATTTTAAGGGTAAgttatatataatgtgttcgAATGGTAATGACTTGGAGGTAGAAGTACAACATGGTTCTGATATAGTTAATGGGGAAACACTGCCCTCGTGAAAAGCACTGGATAGCATCTTTTGGTGAAGTTTTTTACATAGAGAAAAAGTTCATTGAAAGAGGTGTTTATCAAAACTGTATAACCAAATTAAGTATTAGAAAATTGGAGTTTTCTACGATGACTTGGGTGGAAGTGAAGAGTTTGAATGATTATGTCTTTTTTATAAGCGATAGAGTTCAGCTGTGTTCCTTGGCCTCAGAGTTGGGTTTAACGAAGGGTTGTGTATATTTTCCACTAGACCAAGAAATGAGCTTGTACAAATATGACTTGGAAGATAatagtatttttctttctttaccGTGTCCTGATCTGCCAAAGCCATGGTCGAAGCCAATATGGCTGATGATCTCTACAACAGACAATGTCTTCCAAAAGGGCAGAGATATAGATCAAGTTATGAAGGCCACAGAATATAACACTGGTGCTGGTGATAAGGATCATGACAAAGACGATAAAGATCAAGAAGCAAGTGAATGGGTTAtgcttaatgatgatgatgatatggtTTGGTTGATATCAAATTATCTTCATACATTGGATTACATACATTTTCGTGCAGTGAATAGGAAATATCGATCGATAATGAAACTAAAAAGATCCACTTCTACAAGCACCATTGTAGAGTGAACAGATATATCCCCATGGCTGATTCTTGCTAAGTATGATAAACAAGTCTTTAGTTTCGTTAACCCGATGCATAATAATGAGAATTACCTTATGAATTTCCCCGAATCTTTGAAAGGGGCTAGAATTGGCTTTTCGAAGGGTGGCTGGCTACTCATGTCAAAAGAAAATACCTTGTTCTTCTACAATCCCTTCTATAAATCAACTGTCAAACTAACAGATCAGATCTACCGGACTCTGATAGTTACCATTTCTCAGGTATCTCATTCTCAttgtgattactggaaatccagcaacacacccaaatggagaatatgcaagatctaagacataataaacactagaacttaaacttatttattaatcttAAGCGAAATACAAGGTACACTCGTGGGTTataaggaaaccctaatcccttctcccagcctatgaattacaaggaaatcctaactctctctctctcctatgcTAGACATTTTCCTTCCCccaaagatctctctcctttacattgtccaaaggtctctatttataggcctaagcaACCTTAGGGGCATACAACTCATATCatctcgccgaggttactttatgcttcgccCGGATCATATTTCATAAAGTTTTCCCCACCTTTCGctgacttcacgtggtcttgtcgggacacctaTCCTTTTTCTTGCGCCCTACTGCTCCTACTTCGCGGTATTAacttcttcgccaagtaatcTTTTCGTGACTTCGCCTTAGTATCTTGATGGTCCTTCTACTTTATTCGGGGTAGAGAGTTATCTCGTGCTTGGGATTTGTATTTCTCCTTCTAATGTTGACTGATTTGACAGGTTACTGACACGGATCTTTGACTAGTGATTTCCTTACCTTACTTGGTATAACACGTGGCaatcctatttcgtgtacctacatttttggcgcccagaaacagggaacttagattggggatttaTCCTCATCTAAGAGCTAGAAAAGGAAAGAAGTTGTCTTAGAGATTGTAGAGATTATAGATCTAGCGAGTTGTTTGAAGTTAGGGTTGTAGATCTTGAGTTTTTACATTCGTAGACAATGTTAGGGACATATAATAGGAAGAGATCTTGGAATTTCGCATGGAGAGTTGAGAAATATCGAGGAAGTTGAAGATTGTTAGATGGCCAGAGCATCAGATCGAGCAAGGCATGTGATagcaacaagaagaagcaaaTGTATAGAGGCGAGGAGAGGAAGGATGGAACGGGTTGGAACATCAGCTGTAGGAGGCAGACGAGAAGAGAACCATTGGCAGACGGAGGAAGATAGCCTCAGGGAAGGTTCAATGCACACATCCGATACAGACACCATTGTCGAGGAGGAGATGACTCGCGAGGAGAAGGAAGAGAATATCGGAGAAGAAAACATGACGTTAGACCATCTAAGGGAGACGCTCCACCGTGAATGAGAACGGGACCGGGACTTGGCGGAACAACAAGTGCAGTTAGAAAGGCATAATGCTGGGTTGAGGCAACAAAAACAGCAACTTAACGAAAAGGTGGAGATGAATGCCATAGATTCGGAAGGAAACACTGTATCTTCGGAGGAAGATGAACTGCGTCATGACCACGAGGAAGATGAAGGAGGACGAATAAAAAGACGACGaatgaatgaagacgaagaaagagACTTGAGAAGAGCACTGGATATCTCACAATGGGATGATCAGAGGCGGGGACATGAGGAGGAACAAAGGCAGGAGGACGAACTGCAACGTCGGGTGAACCTTATCCGAGACGAGGAGGAAAGGCGACGACCAGGCGAAGGGAGGCTTAGCGTGATAAGAGGCCGTCACCATGAggaggatggaggaaaattgaaCCAAGAAGTCCTAAACGAGTTGAGAGACATGAGGGATTTAATTAATAACTCACGAAGAGGTGGAAGAGTACAGTTAGCAGAAGCAATAGAGGAAGCAGATAAATCGCCATTCACCTATGAGATAATCCATGCGGACATCCCGGAGAAATGCGTATTACCAACGCTTGCAAGCATATTCAGTGGATCGGAAAGTGCAGTGCAACACTTGAGGCATATACCCTTTCGCTGATGCAATGGGGTCGAAATGACGCAGTACTTTGTCGATATTTACCCGcgagcttaacaggagaggcattAGCCTGGTTTAATGGACTCCTGGAAAATTCAATATCATCATTCAAATATTTGCAGAGGATATTCTTGACGACGTACATAAGCAACAACTTGTTGAGACCAGGGATAGAGACACTGTTCAACTTGAGGAGAAGGCCAACAGAAAGCTTGCGGGGGTTGGTCACGAGATGGAGAACAGTGTGCAGCGAGTTAGTCGGGAGAGTTGATGAACGAAACTTCATCTTAGACTTCGTGAATGCTTTGATCCAAACAGACCTGCTGTACACACAGATTCATTATTCGAAACTCGATAACGATGAATGAGCTGAAGGAGTACCAGGAGGAATACATAGCGTTGGAGGAAAAGCAGAGGCAGGTCAGCGAAATGACGTTGGCCACAGCGAAAGAATGGAATTCTAGGCTATTACCAAGGGCGGTGCACACAGTAGAGGATAAACTCGGGCGAGGAAAGGGAGAGCCAGCAGTTCTCGTCCCAACGAAGCTTGTGGCCGTCTCGAGTGGAGATCAGGAGTGGATttatcaacaaaggtatgaggaGTCAAAACGAAGAAATCATGAGCCACGAATCTACAATACGGGATACCAACCTAGGAATGATCAGGGACCCAGATACGGGGAAAAGAGGCCCAATGGACCAATATTTGAAGATGTGAAACTTCCACGACTTAACACAACTCTGGAAAAAGTGTGGAAGGAAATAGTGCTGACGGAGGAAATCCCGCCCCCACCAAATTTCGGAAAAGAGCCACCAGGGTCTCGAAGTCATGAATTTTTTAGGTATCATCGCTTCCATGGACACCAAACAGGTGATTGCAGGAACATTCGGCGAACTATACTTCGCTTGATAGACCAAGGGAAACTCGCGCATTTCCTAGAGGGTTATGTGCCACCCCCGCCACCTCGTGAGAAAGCAACAATTAAACTGTAATTTGATAATTCACGCGGCAAGAAGTTTCCAAGACTTTCATGAaaatgtgcttaaaagagtacacAAAAGGGATTTCCTACGAAACGAAATATTCAGCGTCATGACGAAAGAGTCGCTAGAGAAATGACAGAAGAGGGAGATAACCTTCTCGGCGAAGGATGCACCTGATGGGGAAATTTCGCACACAAATTCTCTGGTCGTGACCTTGGGATTCAGAAAATATTCCAGATGGGAGGAAGAGAAAGCTTAGGAAAGGATAATTTGGGCAATAGACAGAATCTTAGTTGATAGTGGGAGTTCAGTCGATATCCTCTTTTACCATACCTTTAGGACCATGGGATACAAGGACTCGGATCTTGTACCTTCTACATATAACATATATGGGTTCAATGGGGTAGCGTCTAAGCCGAAGGGAGAACTGACTGTGAAGATTCTCGCTGGCGAACAAGAGACGAAGGTCACAGTCTGTGTCGTAGATGTCAATTCTCCCTACAATGCTCTCATAGGGAGGCCTTGGATACATGGAATAAAGAGAGTTGTGTCGACATATCACTAGGCGATCCGGTTCCCAATGCCAAGCAGAATCGTCGAGATAAGAGGAGATCTGAGAGACGTAAAAGAATGTATAACAAAAGACGTGCATAACTACGAGGAGAAGTTAAGAAAGAAGATGGAACAAAGGAAGAAATTCAGCAAAGAAAGAAGAGCCGAACAGCTGATGGTATTTACGATAAAGTCTAGCAAAGAACTGAGCGGAACGCAGGAGGATGAGAAGGAACCCAATTAAGCAAAAATTCGTATCGAGGAAGATAATAACGCAATTCCAGAGGAAGGAGGCAAGGTCAATCAAAAACAAGGTGGAAAGGCCAAGAAGGGGAAGGTTGCTGAAGGAAATGAAATGACAAAGAATAAAAAGGAAACTCCCACGACAAAGGAGAAGCAGATTTCACGAGAAGAAGGTAGGATGAACCCGTCAAGAGGCAAAAGGGCACAGGGAGAAGATGCCGAGGAAAGCGTTGAAATACAAAATTCACAGAATAAATTGAAAGAAAGCCGCGAAGACGAGGAGATGGCCCGGTTAAAGGAAGAAATTTACCAAGAGACGCAAAGGAAAGAAGATCTGGTAAGGGAACGAATAAGGTTAGAAAGGGAAAATGAGAAGTTGATCATCAGAAATGATCATTTGAAAAGGAAGCAGGCATATAGTAATATGCAGGAGGAGAGATATGCTCTGGTAGAAGCAcgaactaaagaaagacattacacGCGAAAACGAGAAGGCCTGGGAAGAGGTGAGCAAAAGTAgcgagaagacttgaagaaggcCATAGAAAACAACAGAAGAGAATTCAGGGAAAGGGAGTATCGAATGCAACAATCAATATCAGTTACTCGAGGAAGAAACAATATCCCCAAGGAAAGGAGAGAAAGTGATTTGAAAATGGTAAACAAATG
This is a stretch of genomic DNA from Papaver somniferum cultivar HN1 chromosome 1, ASM357369v1, whole genome shotgun sequence. It encodes these proteins:
- the LOC113320337 gene encoding protein MAIN-LIKE 1-like isoform X2 → MGRIKIIKSTSQDPSRFTKRKRKRVPSSLRRVDQPPNEEIVEEIHEDTVEENDRDDDEEEDIGEVKSDEDDVSGALSSTSQSKRDESNGKPAVEATAFSGQPIDPSLLCYYGDHIARLVWEISNPRKNPRPLLRLQQHQDMVKTMWPIDKECVKVQEHVQKSGLYPLIKHGHDKIDRALINAFCERWYPETNTYHLPFGEMTPTIEDVERITGLAAKGENVDGKFSGKSMTWENMYALIKRTLGKTKAQIQKDKALGGIDKKLEKRLKLKWLRDKFKSKENDSKKRKEQCARAYLLYVIGSIICSDKSGASVHVYFLQCLEDLNRVNTYSWATACLAWIYHHLGQGSRSEVSSMAGCMTVLQVWVYDHFPILERHDIKSGYEKCDPRAALYVAKQPERNLDLELVELREKLDDLTVDEVTWDPYKLMRDGSVPQIAHYIGPLKCFEVVEWHNPNRVLRQFGAIQDEPSDVFLDKNKTVSKPRSFRSYYPCLDGHNCSVWDKSSISEHILQSRVINPWDCKDGYMDWFSKVSHTRVANLFPRNPAKAFIQGEQTKAALIKRNIGKILDVVSSSGAKDEPISPSTKARIISMLENVDNPHTPHLFLHEDDIPGANWYKTQDKKQKKCKKRSLQSL
- the LOC113320337 gene encoding protein MAIN-LIKE 1-like isoform X1 gives rise to the protein MQSLLGLTYCDLIINFSYASKIKFNAKFDKQRFTKRKRKRVPSSLRRVDQPPNEEIVEEIHEDTVEENDRDDDEEEDIGEVKSDEDDVSGALSSTSQSKRDESNGKPAVEATAFSGQPIDPSLLCYYGDHIARLVWEISNPRKNPRPLLRLQQHQDMVKTMWPIDKECVKVQEHVQKSGLYPLIKHGHDKIDRALINAFCERWYPETNTYHLPFGEMTPTIEDVERITGLAAKGENVDGKFSGKSMTWENMYALIKRTLGKTKAQIQKDKALGGIDKKLEKRLKLKWLRDKFKSKENDSKKRKEQCARAYLLYVIGSIICSDKSGASVHVYFLQCLEDLNRVNTYSWATACLAWIYHHLGQGSRSEVSSMAGCMTVLQVWVYDHFPILERHDIKSGYEKCDPRAALYVAKQPERNLDLELVELREKLDDLTVDEVTWDPYKLMRDGSVPQIAHYIGPLKCFEVVEWHNPNRVLRQFGAIQDEPSDVFLDKNKTVSKPRSFRSYYPCLDGHNCSVWDKSSISEHILQSRVINPWDCKDGYMDWFSKVSHTRVANLFPRNPAKAFIQGEQTKAALIKRNIGKILDVVSSSGAKDEPISPSTKARIISMLENVDNPHTPHLFLHEDDIPGANWYKTQDKKQKKCKKRSLQSL
- the LOC113320337 gene encoding protein MAIN-LIKE 1-like isoform X3, whose product is MQSLLGLTYCDLIINFSYASKIKFNAKFDKQRFTKRKRKRVPSSLRRVDQPPNEEIVEEIHEDTVEENDRDDDEEEDIGEVKSDEDDVSGALSSTSQSKRDESNGKPAVEATAFSGQPIDPSLLCYYGDHIARLVWEISNPRKNPRPLLRLQQHQDMVKTMWPIDKECVKVQEHVQKSGLYPLIKHGHDKIDRALINAFCERWYPETNTYHLPFGEMTPTIEDVERITGLAAKGENVDGKFSGKSMTWENMYALIKRTLGKTKAQIQKDKALGGIDKKLEKRLKLKWLRDKFKSKENDSKKRKEQCARAYLLYVIGSIICSDKSGASVHVYFLQCLEDLNRVNTYSWATACLAWIYHHLGQGSRSEVSSMAGCMTVLQVWVYDHFPILERHDIKSGYEKCDPRAALYVAKQPERNLDLELVELREKLDDLTVDEVTWDPYKLMRDGSVPQIAHYIGPLKCFEVVEWHNPNRVLRQFGAIQDEPSDVFLDKNKTVSKPRSFRSYYPCLDGHNCSVWDKSSISEHILQSRVINPWDCKDGYMDWFSKVSHTRVANLFPRNPAKAFIQGEQTKAALIPRF